The Haliotis asinina isolate JCU_RB_2024 chromosome 16, JCU_Hal_asi_v2, whole genome shotgun sequence DNA segment GTTTGGGCGCCATTACACATGGACTTGATGAGCCCGGACATGAACACCTTCTTCTTCTCATCAGCAGACATCTTCGACATCTTCTGGGCCAGCATCGCCATATCGCCAGATTCCATTGCCATGCTGACGTTGCTTGACGTCATGTTGTCCATCAGATCGGTGCCGTTACGGATGCTGAACATCGAAAGCCTGTGGTAATACGAAAAGAGCGAATGTGCAATACTATTGTTTTTACGCCAGTTTAGCCATGCAATATTATTAAAGGGCGTAGAATGATATGGCATTATAACATCATAATTTGTGACTTTCATTCCTCGGCTGGTCAGGTTTTGAACTTTTGATACCAACTTTCGCTTAACATTTTAGAACATGATTCTCAAAAATATTCAGGTATTtgcaaaaatatatgtatacccAAATCCCTTTCTCAAAGGGTCTGCAGGAAGAAGTGTTGCCGAGGGGTTAAATCACAGTTGAGACACATTCCGATTTCAATCACAGCCAGTATGTGTATAAAACGTCTTGTGATACATCCATTTTGGAAGAGTAACCAACTGCAATGCCATGAAGTCGATACATCGTGAGGATTCTTGTCGACTTTGTTTCCATTTCCATGATTATGGAAACTAATATCAAACTTCGCTTGTCTCAAGCTATGGATTATACGATCAGTTTTCGACTGACTAGAGGAGTGCCTATGATTTCACTGTAAATGTTGACTTACTTTTCCATCTGTTCAGAGACCTCATTGCACTGGCAGAGCTGGAGGAACTCATGAGTCAGCTGGAAGGCGAACTTGTGTTTCTGGGTCTGGAAGGAATCGATCATCTCCTTGAACTCTTCCTCCTTTGCCTCTCTCTCCTTCATCTCCTTCTGTTTCTGCCACAGCTCATACATCCTCTCCTTCTCTTCCTTCATCTTCTTCTCTTCCATCATCTTCTTGTGGGTCATGAACTCCTTAAACTTCATATACTCCTCCTTCATCTTCTCGGCCTTCTCTTCATGTTGTTTCCTCATCCAAGCCTTCCACTCAGCATCGTCATCAGCCTTGCATCCATCAGCGTCGCCAGCATAATGCTCCTTCTTCTCTTCCTCCATCTTCTTCTGCCACATCTTCATCATGTACTGCATCATCATGTCCTTGTCGTCTGCCTTCTCTTCCATTGGCCAGGCAAGAGCCAGGGGCAGAAGAAATAACACCAGGGCAAACTTGGCCACCATCCTTTGGTATGTGCTTTAATCTAAAAAAAGCCAACCTTACAGATAAGCCGTTAAGATTGTCATAGAAGAGGCAAATAACATTAGTacaaacataacatacattTTAGGTCACCGGTTATATTTTCTCAAAACAGGTCAATTTCAGGTACTAATCATAATTTGGATGTATTTGATCGGATCGGAAGAGACAGACATGTGTTTCAACAAAAGTAGGTTAGAATCCATTAGTCAAACGGATGGATACCATAATGAAAGTATCGATAataaaaaatacacattttgtGAATGGAGCAAAAGGGCCTTTTATCAACCTCGTTACTCCTCATTAAttctttttttttgctttttttttccatttgacATCGATAAGAATATAAATGTTTCCTTGGAAACCTTGCATACAAGTGCACTTGGCATTGGTTGAGTCAAGCATTTGAAAACCATCACAAAGATGTACCTGGTGACGTCATTGTATACTTACGTCTTATAAATACATATCGGGAATAAGGTCATAATTCTTCGGCACAAATTCACCGTGTCACAATGTTTCGCCTTATAAATATATCTagtgaaaaatatacaaataatcTGCATCTG contains these protein-coding regions:
- the LOC137268612 gene encoding protein maph-9-like, whose protein sequence is MVAKFALVLFLLPLALAWPMEEKADDKDMMMQYMMKMWQKKMEEEKKEHYAGDADGCKADDDAEWKAWMRKQHEEKAEKMKEEYMKFKEFMTHKKMMEEKKMKEEKERMYELWQKQKEMKEREAKEEEFKEMIDSFQTQKHKFAFQLTHEFLQLCQCNEVSEQMEKLSMFSIRNGTDLMDNMTSSNVSMAMESGDMAMLAQKMSKMSADEKKKVFMSGLIKSMCNGAQTFIRHAKQFEEMYLVTYTEDKMSPTTKDPFTSD